In Pseudomonas glycinae, the DNA window ACCGAGCTGTCAGGCCGAGTCGAGTTGCAGGCGCAGTTGTTCGGCGGGCCGAAAGACCCGAAAGTCCTCGGCGTGATCCTCAACAAGGTCAAGACCGACGAAAGCATGGACGCCTTCGCCGCGCGACTGAAAGAGCATTCGCCCTTGCTGCGCACCGGTGATTTCCGTCTGCTCGGCTGCATTCCGTTCCAGCCCGAACTCAACGCCCCGCGCACCCGCGATGTGGCCGATCTGATGGGCGCCCAGGTGCTCAACGCCGGCGACTACGAAACCCGGCGCATGACCAAGACCATCATTTGCGCGCGCACCATGCGCAACACCGTCGATCTGCTCAAGCCCGGCGTGCTGGTGGTGACCCCCGGCGATCGCGACGACATCATCCTCGCGGTCAGCCTCGCAGCCATCAACGGTGTGCCGCTGGCCGGCCTGCTGCTGACCAGCGACACCCTGCCCGACCCACGCATCATGGACTTGTGCCGTGGCGCGTTGCAGGCTGGCTTGCCGGTGCTGTCGGTGAGCACCGGCTCCTACGACACGGCCAACCTGCTCAACGGCCTGAACAAGGAAATCCCCGTCGATGACCGCGAACGTGCGGAGATCATCACCGATTTCGTCGCCAGCCATCTGGATGCCAACTGGCTGCACCAGCGCTGCGGTACGCCACGGGAAATGCGCCTGTCGCCGGCGGTGTTCCGCTATCAATTGATTCAACGCGCCCAGGCCGCCAACAAACGCATCGTCCTGCCCGAAGGCAGCGAACCGCTCACCGTGCAAGCGGCGGCGATCTGTCAGGAACGCGGGATTGCCCGTTGCGTGCTGCTGGCCAAACCGGTGGACGTCGAAGCCGTCGCCCGTGCCCAGGGCATCACGCTGCCGCCGGGGCTGGAAATCCTCGATCCGGATCTGATCCGCGAGCGCTACGTCGAACCGATGGTCGCCCTGCGCAAGAGCAAAAGCCTCAATGCGCCAATGGCCGAGCAACAACTGGAAGACACCGTGGTGATCGGCACCATGATGCTGGCGCTGGATGAGGTCGACGGACTGGTCTCCGGCATCATCAACACCACCGCCAACACCATTCGCCCGGCGCTTCAACTGATCAAGACCGCGCCGGGCTGCACGCTGGTGTCGTCGGTGTTCTTCATGCTGTTCCCCGAGGAGGTGCTGGTCTACGGCGACTGCGTGATGAATCCGCACCCGAGCGCCAGCGAACTGGCCGAAATCGCCCTGCAAAGCGCCGACTCGGCCGCCGCGTTCGGCATCACCCCGCGCGTGGCGATGATCAGCTACTCCAGCGGCGAATCGGCCACCGGCGAGGAAGTCGAAAAGGTCCGCGAAGCCACCCTGCTCGCCCACGAACAACAGCACTCTTTGCTGATCGACGGCCCGTTGCAGTACGACGCCGCCGCCAACGAATCCGTGGCCCGGCAACTGGCACCGAACAGCCAGGTGGCCGGTCGCGCCACGGTGTTCGTGTTCCCCGACCTGAACACCGGCAACACCACCCACAAAGCCGTGCAGCGCAGTGCCGATTGCGTCAGCCTCGGCCCGATGCTGCAAGGCCTGCGCAAACCGGTGAACGATCTGCCGCGCGGCGCGCAGGTCGACGACATCGTCTACACCATCGCCCTGACCGCGATTCAGGCTGCCAACCGACCTCTGGATATCTGACCCGATGCTGGCTTTTCTCCCTGCCACCCTGCGCGGCGTGATCGCTGCGCTGCTGCTGGCGCTGAACACGATCCTGCTGTGCTCGTTCCTGTTTCTCGTGGCACTGATCAAAGTGCTGCCGTTCGACCTCGCACGCCGCGCCTCGCGCTGGCTGATGAGCCACACCCACGAAGCCTGGATCAGCAACAACAAAGGCTGGATGAACCTGGTCCGCCGCACCCGCTGGCACCTCAGCGGTCTGCAAGGCCTGGACTATCAACACTCGTACCTGATCACCAGCAACCACCAGAGCTGGGTCGATATTCTGGTGCTGCAATACGTGCTCAACCGACGCATTCAGCCGCTGAAGTTCTTTCTCAAGCAGGAACTGATCTGGGTCCCGGTGATCGGCCTCGCGTGGTGGACACTCGGCTTCCCGTTCATGAAGCGCTATTCGAAAGCCTATCTGGAGAAACACCCGGAAAAGAAAGGCAAAGACCTCGAAACCACCCGCAAGACCTGCGCGAAATTCCGCGACAACCCGGTGGGCATCTTCAACTTCGTCGAGGGCACACGCTTTACCGAAGGCAAACACGCGCAGCAGCAATCTCCGTTCAAACACCTGCTCAAGCCCAAGGCCGGCGGCATCGCATTCGTACTGGATGCGATGGGCGAACAGCTGGAATCGATCGTCAACGTGACCATTCACTACCCAGGCGGACGCCCTGGCTTCTGGGACCTGCTGTGCGGCAACGTCCGAGACGTAGTGGTGCACTTTGAAGAGCTGAAGATCCCGCCGCAGTTCATCGGCAGGAACTACGACCAGGACGGCGAGTACCGCCTGCAATTCCAGGGCTGGATCAATCAGCTGTGGCAAGACAAGGATGCGCTGCTTGCGCAGATGCACAGCGAGTATCCAACGAAGTAATCAGGTGTCTGTAATGCCCTCATCGCGGGCAAGCCCGCTCCCACAGTGGATTTTCAGCGCACACAAATATTGTGTAAGGCAGGAACCCTGTGGGAGCTGGCTTGCCAGCGATAGCAATATCAAAGGCAACAAAAAACCCGCAGACAATCACTTGTCTGCGGGTTTTCTTCTTTCATCTGACGCTTAAATCGCGCCACGCTTGCGCAGCAGATCCAGCACTTGCTTGACGCTTTCATCCAGCGACAACGATTGGGTATCGATCACCAGATCAGCATCCAGCGGTACGTCATACGGGAACGACTCACCCGGAATGTTATCGCCACCGGCAGCGTACAAACCTTGCGGATCACGCTCGGCGCAGACAGTCGGCGAGGCCTGGACATAGACTGTCAGTAGACGCTCCTTGCCGATCAGATCCCTGGCCTGTTCACGACCTTCGGCACTCGGCGCCACGAAAGCCGCAAGTGTCAGCAGACCGGCTTCGTTGAACTGACGCGCCACGTGTGCAGCACGACGCCAGTTCTCAGTGCGACCGGCGCGATCCTGCGGCAGGCCTTTGTTGAGGTCGTGACGCAGGTTCTGACCATCCAGCACGAACACCGCACGGCCCATATCGAACAGTTTGCGCTCGACGGCATAGGCCAGCGTGCTCTTGCCAGCGCCGGACAGGCCGCTGAACAGCACGGTGGCCGGTTGCTGGCCGAAACGCTGGGCGCGTTCTTCGGTCGCTACGTGGGCCAGTTTGCCGTGGTGCGTGGCCGTACCGTGGGTCACCGGCTGAGCGACGATCATGCCGGCGCCGACGGTGCCGTTGGTCAAACGGTCGATGACGATGAACGCGCCGGTGGTGCGATTGCTGTCGTAACCGTCGAGGGCGATCGGCGCGTCGAGCGCGATCTTCACCTTGCCGATTTCATTGAGCTGCAACGCGCTCGCCGGGCCTTCTTCGAGGGTGTTGACGTCAACCTTGTTGACGATGCTGGCGATGGAACCCGGCACGTAACTGGTAGCACGCTTGATGTCGTATTTCTTGCCCGGCAGCATCGGCTCTTCAGCCATCCACACCAGCATCGCTTCGAAGCTGTCGGTGACCGGCGGAACATTGTCGGCGTGGACCAGCAGGTCGCCACGGGAGATGTCGATCTCGTCTTCCATGGTCAGCGTTACCGCTTGGCCAGGACCTGCGTGTTCCAGTTCGCCCTCGAAGGTGACGATGGATTTCACGCGGCTGCTCTTGCCCGACGGCAGGACCACGACTTCGTCGCCCTTCTTGACGATGCCGCTGGCCAAAGTGCCGGCGAAACCGCGGAAGTTCAGGTTCGGACGGTTGACGTACTGCACCGGGAAACGCAGATCGGTGAAGTTGCGGTCACCCGCCACTTCCACGGTCTCGAGGATTTCCATCAGCGACTGGCCGGTGTACCACGGCGAGCGCTCGGACTTGTTCACCACGTTGTCGCCCTTGAGAGCGGACATCGGCACGAAGTGCATGCTCGTCGGCTTCATCTTCAAGCCTTCGGCGAACTTCAGGTAGTCGGCCTTGATCGACTCGAACACGCCCTGATCGAAACCCTTGAGGTCCATCTTGTTAATGGCGACGACGATGTGCTTGATGCCCAGCAACGAGGCAATGAAGCTGTGGCGACGGGTCTGGGTCTGCACGCCGTAACGGGCGTCGACCAGGATGATCGCCAGGTCACAGGTGGACGCACCGGTGGCCATGTTGCGGGTGTACTGCTCATGGCCGGGGGTGTCGGCGATGATGAATTTGCGCTTGGCGGTAGAGAAATAGCGGTAGGCGACATCGATGGTGATGCCCTGCTCGCGCTCGGCCTGCAGGCCGTCGACCAGCAATGCCAGGTCGATGTCGTCACCGGTGGTGCCGACTTTCTTCGAATCGCGGGTGATGGCTTCCAGGTGATCTTCGTAGATCATCTTCGAGTCGTGCAGCAGGCGCCCGATCAGGGTGCTCTTGCCGTCATCGACGTTACCGCAGGTCAAAAAGCGCAGCAGCTCTTTACGTTCGTGCTGGCCCAGGTAGGCGAGGATGTCCTCGCTGATCAAATCAGATGCGTGCGACATGACAACCCCTTAGAAATAACCCTGACGTTTCTTGTCTTCCATCGAGCCTGCGCCATCGTGGTCGATGACCCGGCCCTGGCGCTCGGAAGTTCGCGTCAGGAGCATTTCCTGAATGATGTCCGTCAGGCTTTCGGCCTCGGACTCCACCGCGCCCGTCAACGGGTAGCAGCCAAGGGTACGGAAACGCACTTTCTTTTTGACGATGCGCGCCTTGTCCTCGTCGGACAGGTGCTCGAGGATGCGCTCGTCGTCGATCATGATCAGCGTGCCGTTCTTCTCGATCACTTCGCGCTCTGCCGCGAAGTACAGCGGTACGATCGGGATGCCTTCGAGGTAGATGTACTGCCAGATGTCCAGCTCGGTCCAGTTCGACAGCGGGAACACACGAATGGATTCGCCCTTGTTGACCTTGCCGTTGTAGACGTTCCACAGCTCCGGGCGCTGGTTCTTCGGGTCCCAGCGGTGTTTGCTGTCGCGGAACGAGTAGACGCGCTCCTTGGCGCGGGACTTCTCTTCATCGCGACGGGCACCGCCGAAGGCTGCGTCGAAACCATGCTTGTCGAGTGCCTGCTTCAGGCCCTCGGTCTTCATGATGTCGGTGTGCTTGGCGCTGCCGTGGGTGAACGGGTTGATGTTCTGCGCCACGCCGTCGGGGTTGATGTGAGTGATGAGGTCCAGGCCAAGCTCTTCGACCATCTTGTCGCGGAACTTGTACATTTCCTGGAATTTCCAGCGGGTGTCGACGTGCATCACCGGAAACGGCAGTTTGCCCGGGAAGAACGCCTTGCGTGCCAGATGCAGCATCACGGCGGAGTCTTTACCGATGGAGTACAGCATCACCGGGTTGTCGAACTCGGCGGCCACC includes these proteins:
- the pta gene encoding phosphate acetyltransferase produces the protein MQTFFIAPTDFGVGLTSISLGLVRTLERAGLKVGFFKPIAQPHPGDTGPERSTELVARTHGLKPPQPLGLAHVERMLGDGQLDELLEEIITLYQQAAIGKDVLVVEGMVPTRSASYAARVNLHLAKSLDAEVILVSAPENEVLTELSGRVELQAQLFGGPKDPKVLGVILNKVKTDESMDAFAARLKEHSPLLRTGDFRLLGCIPFQPELNAPRTRDVADLMGAQVLNAGDYETRRMTKTIICARTMRNTVDLLKPGVLVVTPGDRDDIILAVSLAAINGVPLAGLLLTSDTLPDPRIMDLCRGALQAGLPVLSVSTGSYDTANLLNGLNKEIPVDDRERAEIITDFVASHLDANWLHQRCGTPREMRLSPAVFRYQLIQRAQAANKRIVLPEGSEPLTVQAAAICQERGIARCVLLAKPVDVEAVARAQGITLPPGLEILDPDLIRERYVEPMVALRKSKSLNAPMAEQQLEDTVVIGTMMLALDEVDGLVSGIINTTANTIRPALQLIKTAPGCTLVSSVFFMLFPEEVLVYGDCVMNPHPSASELAEIALQSADSAAAFGITPRVAMISYSSGESATGEEVEKVREATLLAHEQQHSLLIDGPLQYDAAANESVARQLAPNSQVAGRATVFVFPDLNTGNTTHKAVQRSADCVSLGPMLQGLRKPVNDLPRGAQVDDIVYTIALTAIQAANRPLDI
- a CDS encoding acyltransferase: MLAFLPATLRGVIAALLLALNTILLCSFLFLVALIKVLPFDLARRASRWLMSHTHEAWISNNKGWMNLVRRTRWHLSGLQGLDYQHSYLITSNHQSWVDILVLQYVLNRRIQPLKFFLKQELIWVPVIGLAWWTLGFPFMKRYSKAYLEKHPEKKGKDLETTRKTCAKFRDNPVGIFNFVEGTRFTEGKHAQQQSPFKHLLKPKAGGIAFVLDAMGEQLESIVNVTIHYPGGRPGFWDLLCGNVRDVVVHFEELKIPPQFIGRNYDQDGEYRLQFQGWINQLWQDKDALLAQMHSEYPTK
- the cysN gene encoding sulfate adenylyltransferase subunit CysN, encoding MSHASDLISEDILAYLGQHERKELLRFLTCGNVDDGKSTLIGRLLHDSKMIYEDHLEAITRDSKKVGTTGDDIDLALLVDGLQAEREQGITIDVAYRYFSTAKRKFIIADTPGHEQYTRNMATGASTCDLAIILVDARYGVQTQTRRHSFIASLLGIKHIVVAINKMDLKGFDQGVFESIKADYLKFAEGLKMKPTSMHFVPMSALKGDNVVNKSERSPWYTGQSLMEILETVEVAGDRNFTDLRFPVQYVNRPNLNFRGFAGTLASGIVKKGDEVVVLPSGKSSRVKSIVTFEGELEHAGPGQAVTLTMEDEIDISRGDLLVHADNVPPVTDSFEAMLVWMAEEPMLPGKKYDIKRATSYVPGSIASIVNKVDVNTLEEGPASALQLNEIGKVKIALDAPIALDGYDSNRTTGAFIVIDRLTNGTVGAGMIVAQPVTHGTATHHGKLAHVATEERAQRFGQQPATVLFSGLSGAGKSTLAYAVERKLFDMGRAVFVLDGQNLRHDLNKGLPQDRAGRTENWRRAAHVARQFNEAGLLTLAAFVAPSAEGREQARDLIGKERLLTVYVQASPTVCAERDPQGLYAAGGDNIPGESFPYDVPLDADLVIDTQSLSLDESVKQVLDLLRKRGAI
- the cysD gene encoding sulfate adenylyltransferase subunit CysD, which translates into the protein MVDKLTHLKQLEAESIHIIREVAAEFDNPVMLYSIGKDSAVMLHLARKAFFPGKLPFPVMHVDTRWKFQEMYKFRDKMVEELGLDLITHINPDGVAQNINPFTHGSAKHTDIMKTEGLKQALDKHGFDAAFGGARRDEEKSRAKERVYSFRDSKHRWDPKNQRPELWNVYNGKVNKGESIRVFPLSNWTELDIWQYIYLEGIPIVPLYFAAEREVIEKNGTLIMIDDERILEHLSDEDKARIVKKKVRFRTLGCYPLTGAVESEAESLTDIIQEMLLTRTSERQGRVIDHDGAGSMEDKKRQGYF